The Labrys wisconsinensis nucleotide sequence CGGCAGCTTCCGGCGCTTCCGCCCGCTCATCGATCTCTACCGCGAGAGCGGTCTGCGTGCCGGGCATGCGCCCGGGCAACTCAAGGTCGGCGTCCATGCGATGGGCTTCGTCGGAGAAACCACTGCCGAGGCCAAGGATGCCTTCTTCCCCGGCTGGGCGCATCTGACGGCGAAGATTGGTGGCGAGCGCGGCTGGTCGGCGCCGACGCGCCAGCAGTTCGAGGCGATGTGCAGCCCGGAAGGCGCCTTCCTCATCGGCGACCCCGCGACCGTCGCCGCCAAGATGCTCGATGCCGGCGATGCGCTCGGCGGCATCTCGCGCATCACCTTCCAGATGAGCACCGCATCCCTCGAAACGGCGGCGATGAAGCGCTCGATCGAGCTGCTCGGACGCGAGGTGGCGCCCATCGTCCGGGCAGCGCCGGCAAAGCCGTGACGGAACCTGCGTCACCCCGCGCCATCTGAAAGGAGACACCTGATGTCATCGGCATCCCGACAGTCCGGCCGGTCCGCTGCGGTGACCGGCGCCGGCGGCGGCCTCGGCCGCGATATCGCGCTCGGGCTCGCGGCCAAAGGCTATATCGTGTTCGGCACGGCCATGTCCGCCGCGGAAGTCGGGGATCTGAAGGCCGCCTCCGGCGGGCGCGTCAGCCTGACCGTCTGCGACATGACCAGGGAACAGGCCGTGAAGGCCTGGGCCGGCGGCGTGTCCGACGCGCTCGGCAATGCCGGCCTCGACCTCCTCATCAACAATGCCGGCATCCTGACCCCGGGACCCATCGAGGTTCTGCCGCTCGACGCCATCCGGCGCGAATTCGAGGTCAATGTGTTCGGCGCGCTCTCGGTCATGAACGCCTATCTGCCGGCGCTGCGGAAGGCCCGTGGCCGCATCGTCCAGGTCAGCACCTGGACGGCCAGCGTGCCGCTGCCCTTCAACGGGCCATCGGGCGCCTCGAAGGCGGCCATGGAGGTGTTCTCGGCCGTCTATCGCGCCGAGCTGAAGCGGTTCGGCATCGACGTCGTGGTGGCCGCGGCCGGAAACATGAGAACCGGCGGCCCGGCGAAGACGGCGGCGGCTCTCGCCCGCATTGCCGACGGCATGACGCCTGAACACCGCGCGTTGTACGCGGACGCGTTCGGAACCTTTGCCACCACCCTCAACGGCATGCAGGCGGGCGGGCTCGACTCCGTCGCGGCGGCCGCGCGCGTGATCGAGCTCGCCGAGCAGGTGCCCGCGCCCAGCCGCGCGCCGGTCGGCCCGGACGCCGACGCGATGCTTCGGGCCGCCCGCGAGAAATCCGACGCCGAACTGGATGCGCTGCGCCTCGAGATCGTCGGCCTGAGCTAGCGCGTCCGACCCTCCATCACGTCACAACCAGGAGTGAGCCATGATCGAGCTCGTCGACACCAGCGACACCCGTGCCGTCCGCAACAAGGACAACGTCCTTGAGTTCTATGATCTGGTGATCAACCAGAAGAAGTCGGAGGAATTCGTGGGCCGGTTCATGACCCCCGGATATGTCCAGCACAATCCGCTCATCGCGGACGGCGCGGAAGCGCTGGGACAGTTCTTCGGTGGAATCACCAGGGACCGCGCTGAGGCTCGCGTCATCGTCCATAAGATCATCGCCGTCGGCGACTATGTCTTCGCCCACGTGAATTTCCTGAATCTCTTCAACGACGACCCAGCGGATACCGGGATCGCCGGCGTCGACATCTACAGGATGGATGCGGAGGGAAAGGCGATCGAGCATTGGGACACATTGCAGGTCGTCGGCACCCCTGAAAACGCGGCCCCATGGCTCGCGCCGGATATCCCGCGCGCCAATCCGCACGGGATGTTCTGAGCCGGAGGACCATGAGCGACACGCGCGATCAGACCTGCGCGGGCGTGAGCAGGCTCGCCGGGCTCGGCATATCGCCGATCGCGCCGCTGGAAACGCTCGCGGCCTGAGCCGGGCAACGCCGCCCGGTCAGCGAAGGACGCGCGGACGCGGATCGGAAGGGCGCCGACTGACGCAGGGCGGGTTGCCACCCCTCTCCCGGCCGGGAGCGGGGTTTCCCGCGTTGCTTCAGGCACGCGGGGACGCCGCCCTACCCCTCGATCTTCGAGAAGTCGGCGACCGTCCGGGTCGCCGCGCGCATCTCGTCCAGCAGCTTCAGGCGGTTGGCCCGCAGCGCCCGGTCGTCGGCATTGACCAGGATCTTGTCGAAGAAGGCGTCCACCGGCGGGCGCAGCCGTGCCAGTGCCGCCATCGCCGCTTCGAAATCCTCCCGCTCGACCGCGGCCGCCACGGCGGCCTTGGCGGTCTGGAGCGCGGCATGCAGCGCCGTCTCCTCCGGCTCGGCCAGGAGCGCGGCGTCGGCCCCGCCGGCGAAGGCGCCGTCGCCGTCCTTCTTCTCCTCGGCCCGCAGGATATTGGCGGCGCGGCGCGTGCCGGCCAGCAGCGTGCGGCCATCCTCGCTGTCGAGGAAGCGACCCAGCGCCTCGACGCGGCGCACGATCAGGAGCAGGTCGTCCTGGCCGCCGAGCGCGAACACGGCGTCGACCAGATCGTGACGGGCGCCCTGCTCGCGCAGCTGCACCTTCAGCCGGTCGGCGAAGAAGGCGAGGAGGTCGCTGCTCGACTCGGCGGCTCCGGCGCCGGGCATCGGCGTCAGCGCCATGCCGAGCGGCCCGGCGAGCGGCAGGCGCAGCTCGTTCTCCAGCACGGTCCGGATCACCCCGAGCGCCGCGCGCCGCAGCGCATAGGGGTCCTTGCTGCCCGTCGGCTTCTCGTCGATGGCCCAGAAGCCGGCCAGCGTGTCGAGCTTGTCGGCCAGCGCCACGGCGATCGCCACCGGGTCGGCGGGGACGCGGTCGCCCGCACCCTTGGGCCGGTAATGGTCCTCGACCGCGGCGGCGACCGAGGCATCCTCGCCCTGCGCCGCGGCGTAGTAGCGCCCCATCAGGCCCTGGAGCTCGGGAAACTCGCCGACCATCTCGGTCATCAGGTCGGCCTTGGCGAGCCGTGCCGCCCGCCGGGCCTTGGCCGCATCGGCGCCGACCAGCGGCGCGAGCGTGGCCGCCAGGGCTTCGATGCGGTCGATGCGGGCGGCCTGGGTGCCGAGCTTCTCGTGGAACACCACCTTGAGGTCGGCGAGCTTGCGCAGCCGCTGGTCCAGCGGCTTGCCTTCAGCCTCGAAGCCGGGCAGGGGCTTGAGGTCGGTCTCCCAGAAGAACTTGGCGTCGGACAGCCGCGCCCGGATCACCCGCTGATTGCCGGCGACGATCTCGCGGCCCCCGTCCTTGGCCTCGATATTGGCCACCAGCACGAAATGGTTCGAGAGCTTGCCGGTCGAGGGATCGCGCACGACGAAGCATTTCTGGTTGGCGCGGATCGTCGCCTGGATCGCCTCGTCCGGCACGCCGAGAAAGCCTTCGTCGAAGGAGCCGAGCAGCACTACCGGCCATTCCACCAGCCCGGCGGCCTCGTGCAGCACCGCTTCATCCTCGACCAACTCCAGGCCGCGGGCGAAGGCGAGGGTCTTGGCATCGGCCAGGATGATGTCGCGGCGGCGAGCGGGGTCGAGCACCACCTTGGCGGCCTCGAGCTTGCGCACGTAATCGCCGAAGTGCTTCACCTGGATCGGACCGCCCGCCATGAAGCGATGGCCGCGGGTGATGTCGCCGACGCTGACGCCCTCGATCTCGAAGCGGACCACCTCCGGATCCTCGGTCTCCGGCCCGAAGGTGCAGAGGATCGAGTGCAGCGGCCGCACCCAGCGCAGGTTGCCCGAGCCCCAGCGCATCGATTTCGGCCAGGGGAAGGTGCGCACCACCTCCGGCACGATCTCGGCGATCAGCTCGGCCACCGCGCGGCCGGGCTTTTCCAGGATCGCGACATAGAACTCGCCCTTCTTCGGGTCGCTCTCGATCCTCGCCTGATCG carries:
- a CDS encoding nuclear transport factor 2 family protein, which translates into the protein MIELVDTSDTRAVRNKDNVLEFYDLVINQKKSEEFVGRFMTPGYVQHNPLIADGAEALGQFFGGITRDRAEARVIVHKIIAVGDYVFAHVNFLNLFNDDPADTGIAGVDIYRMDAEGKAIEHWDTLQVVGTPENAAPWLAPDIPRANPHGMF
- the glyS gene encoding glycine--tRNA ligase subunit beta; amino-acid sequence: MPDLLLELFSEEIPARMQAKAADDLRKLVTDALVARGVLYEGASAYATPRRLALTVQGLPARQPDTREERKGPRVGAPEAALQGFLKSAGLASIDQARIESDPKKGEFYVAILEKPGRAVAELIAEIVPEVVRTFPWPKSMRWGSGNLRWVRPLHSILCTFGPETEDPEVVRFEIEGVSVGDITRGHRFMAGGPIQVKHFGDYVRKLEAAKVVLDPARRRDIILADAKTLAFARGLELVEDEAVLHEAAGLVEWPVVLLGSFDEGFLGVPDEAIQATIRANQKCFVVRDPSTGKLSNHFVLVANIEAKDGGREIVAGNQRVIRARLSDAKFFWETDLKPLPGFEAEGKPLDQRLRKLADLKVVFHEKLGTQAARIDRIEALAATLAPLVGADAAKARRAARLAKADLMTEMVGEFPELQGLMGRYYAAAQGEDASVAAAVEDHYRPKGAGDRVPADPVAIAVALADKLDTLAGFWAIDEKPTGSKDPYALRRAALGVIRTVLENELRLPLAGPLGMALTPMPGAGAAESSSDLLAFFADRLKVQLREQGARHDLVDAVFALGGQDDLLLIVRRVEALGRFLDSEDGRTLLAGTRRAANILRAEEKKDGDGAFAGGADAALLAEPEETALHAALQTAKAAVAAAVEREDFEAAMAALARLRPPVDAFFDKILVNADDRALRANRLKLLDEMRAATRTVADFSKIEG
- a CDS encoding SDR family NAD(P)-dependent oxidoreductase, encoding MTGAGGGLGRDIALGLAAKGYIVFGTAMSAAEVGDLKAASGGRVSLTVCDMTREQAVKAWAGGVSDALGNAGLDLLINNAGILTPGPIEVLPLDAIRREFEVNVFGALSVMNAYLPALRKARGRIVQVSTWTASVPLPFNGPSGASKAAMEVFSAVYRAELKRFGIDVVVAAAGNMRTGGPAKTAAALARIADGMTPEHRALYADAFGTFATTLNGMQAGGLDSVAAAARVIELAEQVPAPSRAPVGPDADAMLRAAREKSDAELDALRLEIVGLS